One Pseudopipra pipra isolate bDixPip1 chromosome 26, bDixPip1.hap1, whole genome shotgun sequence DNA window includes the following coding sequences:
- the LOC135402773 gene encoding uncharacterized protein LOC135402773, with amino-acid sequence MSTKQYHLICFSCKAISDSYEAFLDVPLDIKAASSLTAALEDFVTPEHLDGENCFKCSKCEKNVAATKRFTVHCAPKVLTVCLKRFDCFTGGKISKVVEYPEYLDLRPYMSQADGEALLYSLYAVLVHSGVSCHGGHYFCYTKASNGLWYRMDDESVELCSIDTVLRQQAYLLFYARCSDLRIGERASSSLAPSHAPSFLSQCVASSKQAGSVGPQGLTGRTKGMKDTGRERSRSRSPLWGRDLRSWSVDTTDYDDSSERRTGPPSRDRGPRDSTAARPSKRICRWAPAPRAAQEQTLLRQREPSRSVRGTYNLCRKDTGRERSQSRSPLWGRDLRSWSVDTTDYDDSSERRTGPPSRDRGPRDSTAARPSKRICRWAPAPRAAQEQTLLRQREPSRSVQGTYNLRSRFVPYTDYDRSLRKRKRQRTSPPRCDQVLVNTAVPGPSKASSKQALMLRAAQEQTRQRQREQRRSTWRGYDRHSQFGQHTDYRPSEKKRRVSTPQRFTSDKHSGHSGNDGVGLWPWLKQNGRLALRLLAKASLFSTRLLKPE; translated from the exons atgagcacaaagcagtaccatc tcatctgcttcagctgcaaagccatttctgattcctatgaggccttcctggatgtccccttggatatcaaa gcagcctcatccctcactgcagctctggaggactttgTAACACCTGAGCACCTGGATGgtgaaaactgctttaaatgtagcAA GTGTGAGAAGAATGTTGCCGCCACTAAGAGGTTCACTGTCCACTGTGCACCCAAGgttctcactgtgtgtctgaagaggtttgactgcttcactggtgggaagatcagcaag GTTGTAGAGTATCCGGAGTACTTGGATCTTCGCCCATACATgtctcaggcagatggagaagcactcctctactccttatatgctgtcctggtgcacagtggtgtcagctgtcatggaggacactatttctgctacacaaag gccagCAATGGATTGTGGTACCGGATGGACGATGAATCTGTGGAGCTGTGTTCCATTGACACAGTTCTCAGGCAGCAAGCCTACCTGCTGTTCTATGCCAG atgctcggatctgagaattggagaaagggcttcttcctcactggcaccatcacatgccccttccttcctcagtcagtgtgtggccagcagcaagcaggcggGCTCTGTTGGACCACAGGGTCTGACTGGTAGGACTAAG ggcatgaaggacactggcagggagcggtcccggagcagatcccctctgtggggcagggatctccGCAGCTGGTCTGTGGACACCACAGACTATGATGactcttcagagagaagaactggtcctccaagtcgtgaccgtggtcctagggatagcacagctgcaaggccttccaagaggatctgccggtgggctcccgctcccagggctgctcaggagcaaaccttgctgaggcagagggagccaagcagatctGTGCGGGGAACTTACAACCTTTGCAGgaaggacactggcagggagcggtcCCAGAGCAGAtcccctctgtggggcagggatctccGCAGCTGGTCTGTGGACACCACAGACTATGATGactcttcagagagaagaactggtcctccaagtcgtgaccgtggtcctagggatagcacagctgcaaggccttccaagaggatctgccggtgggctcccgctcccagggctgctcaggagcaaaccttgctgaggcagagggagccaagcagatctGTGCAGGGAACTTACAACCTTCGCAGCCGGTTTGTGCCGTACACAGACTATGACCGCTCACTGCGGAAGAGAAAGAGGCAGAGAACAAGTCCTCCACGTTGTGACCAAGTCTTAGTGaatactgcagttccagggccctccaaagccagctccaagcaggctctcatgctccgggctgctcaggagcaaacccgacagaggcagagagagcagagaagatcaacATGGCGGGGCTATGATCGCCACAGCCagtttgggcagcacacagactaccgcccttcagagaagaagaggagggtttccacgccccagagattcacgtcagacaagcattcagggcactctggcaatgatggcgttggattatggccctggctcaagcagaacggaagactagcactgcgtttattagccaaggcatccttgttttcgacACGCCTACTCAAacctgagtga